Genomic DNA from Mobula birostris isolate sMobBir1 chromosome 18, sMobBir1.hap1, whole genome shotgun sequence:
TTATCACTGCACTAATGATTACACCATGTTGACATTTTAAAGTGTCTTTGTTACTGATTAATCACAATGCAAACTTTCATTATTTGCTTCTGATGATCCAGTTAAACTTTTTTGAGTTACTACTAACATTTTGCCCTCATGAAAATGTATCTCATTTTCTATCTTTCTTCATATATATTTAATCTTTTATACCTTGTGTCATTTCAGCAAATTTTAATTTCTATTGTTTTCATATCCCTTTCTTTAAGAAGTATCTGCAGTGATCCAAAtatgagtcctcatgcaggattccctaaaagtcagtttgtaggttgagttggtggtgaggaaggcaaatgtggtgttagcattcatttcgagaaaactcgaatataaaaacaaggatgaaaTGTTcagtctttataaagcactggtaaggccttacttggagtattgtgaacaactttgggccctttatctaagaaataacgtgctgacgttggagagggttcaaaggacgttcatgagaatgattccaatattgaaagacttgtcatatgaggagcatttgatggctgtgggcctctactcactggaatgagggatgacctcattgtagcctattgaacgttgaaaagcctagataaagtggacgtggagaggatgtttcttatggttctaagaccagaaggcacaacctcagaatagagagttgtccttttagaacagagataaggaatttcaaaatcttaaaacacattcgacttcatacattaaaacaaaatgcgagaaggaaggaggaataataatatctgaggaagactggacaataatatggaggtatcaatggaaatgtaccagttcacagaaatggagggagtttgggtggaaaaacttgataagatattttattacaccctctcagaaatcccattatgatagtaacctccttGTTTGCTGGAGAagttgtggaaatcaaaatgcaaaccattatcatattttctgggaatgccccgttagcaaagactattggagtgggatacataatgccctacaaggcatctttaaatgtgaaatacccttagagagtaagaccatatattttggataTATACTTCAAggatggttgaaaagagataaatatttaatgaatatactgctggtggctggtaaaaagaccctgaccaggaaatggttatcacaggaagagcccaactttaaatgtatggatggaaattacaatggacatttacaaaatggagaagataacagcatctgttaatcataagttggaacaatttgattcatactgggaaaaatggtttaactacataacacctcataggcctgattttattctcacaagtcaatgaatatgttgtaaaaaaaagatcactccctgctttgtacatagttttcttctttcgattgttctttctttcctctcctttctatatgtgtatacctcagataaatattacgtggagatttgtgacaaatatgattatatgatatatatgtacagaatttgaaatacatcttatggaaatgtttgtttgatgatgaacttcaataaaaaattaattacaaataaaaaagaaggaatttcattagccagagggtggtgaatctgtggaattcattgccacaggtatctgtggaggccaagtcattgggtatatttaaggcagagattgatagattcttgattggtcagggcatgaagagatacagaaagaaggctggagatttgggctgagagggaaaatggatcagtggtgatgaaatgacagagcagacttgataatcCAGATGacattttttttcacacagagagtgggggatgtgcagaatgcactgccagcagcggtggaagcgaatacaatagggtcttttaagagcctcttagataggtacaaggggcttagaaaaatagagggctatgtgctagggaaattctaggcagtttctagagtaggttacatggtcggcacaacattgtgggctgaagggcctgtaatctgctgtaaatttctacgttctatgttgacataattctgctcctatatcttatggtcttatgaattaaTTAATGTATTATTCCAAATTCAACAATGCTTTTATAACCAGTTTCCCTgtacttttcaaaaaaaaatacagcagcCTTTTTGCATCTTTAAAATCTGTCCTATCTGCATTCCTATTTTTAAGATGAATATTCTTGCACCTTTACATCACTTTCCTAATGAGAATCTAATGATCTTACAGTATTCATAACTTTAGTGGTGATTTTCACAACGTGCAATTCTTCATTTTCTGGAGTGGGACATGCTGCACTGGGTTGTAAATGTGGACTTCTCAAGTCTGCCACTCCTTCAAAGCTGAGTTTTGAATAAGTTTAAAATGGATCTGAACAAACATTCCAGGTTGGTTGTAGAACCTGTTTTAGTCAAAACACAAAAAGCAAAAAGACAAATGGATTATTTACTTTGTTCATGTGGTGGTGTAACAAAATGCTTATTGAACCAAAGTAGAATcagaaaaagaaaatgaatcaggTAAAAACATTTTCCTCTTTCAAcagatatttttgaaagataaAAAGCGTTTTGACAAAGCAGACATTGATGGTGTACCTGGACTGTCTCTGGCAGAATTTGTTGCATTTGAACATCCTGAAGAAACTGATTATATGACGGTGGGTTAGAGTGCACCATTTCTTGTTCACAGCATAATTAAATGATTGCATTAATTTGGCAAAAGGTGTGATATTTTCTATTAAATAAGAAGGGACTCCACAAAGATCTAGTAATCTCAATGGCAAGAATTTTCCTTTATCCCATACTTGTACCTGTTAAGCAACATTTCAATGTGCACCTGTTACCCAGGCTGATGTCATCAGACTAGTTGGACAATCTTATTCAAGAATTCAACACAAAAAAACAAGAAGCATTTTTTTCTTTAAGTAACCCGATAAATATAATGTGCTAGATCTTCCCTGGACCTGTTTTTCCACAATGCCAAACTATTCTGACGAAGCAAAGCTGGATGATCTCATTGGTCCTGGAATGTAGACTGTGATTAGACTCCAGAAGGGCTTGGAAGCCCTTAACAGTTATTGACATAAAGTAAAACTGGAGGTGAAACTTTGTCTTCTTTCAAAATTGAGGCTTTTATCTCTACATAAGAAACAATTAAAAATATTAAGATTGATGCaagcaaaaattaaaataattgaatattgaaattaaaataaattgaaaTATTTACTCTTAGAAGTAATTAAAATAATATGGTGAAATATATTTTTAAGAATTGATCTTCTATAATGTAACATACATTGTAATATATGTTGTTATTCCTTAATGTAGAATGGAGCACACTCTGAGCATTTAAGAACAACACAGTAAGTTGAAGGAGGTGCATGTAAGTCACTCCTTGAGAATCTCCACTGAAATTAATGTGAGGTGATTCCCTGCCTTATGCAGAGGAATCATACCAAGATCAGATTTGGCTTTTGGACTCTGTGGAGTCCAGCAAAGGCAGTGATGGATGCTGTGGCATCCATTCTTCAGTAAGTTGTAACGAGGAATATTAACCCCTTTATACAGTGTTAAAGTACTTGAATGTACATATATGAATAAGGTAGCAGTCTAACCCTAAATCTTTCTAAATTAACATCTCTCAGACGGAAGTATAGGACATAAGGAAATTACAATACACATACAGTAGTTTTGTATTTCTAAGTAGATGGTAAAGCCATTAATATAGCTTAGTATGCTATTAAAGGGCTGGTAGTGAGACTTATGATTTCCAGAGTGTATTATGGTGCGATGAAtttattaaaactttaaattcacaTTAGTGTAAATGGATATAGCTGAACTTTGCTCCTTTACTGTTAGAAAATCCGGGTCTGTAACTACTAATATGTGTCAATGGTaagtttattttttgttttgacAAATAAGACTAGCCTGTGGAAAGTTATACACCATTTGTGAATACATCAGCAACTTTAGTTATTTTGTATATACTTATAACAGGTATTAACTTGGATAATCAAGGGTACAAATTACCTGGATAAAATTCATTcttttaattgaagaatttgtTACAGATTTATGTATACAAAACCAGCCATTCAGGATCATATTTGATGATTAACAGCAGACCAATCAAGTATGGGTGATGTCACAACTGAGTTTAATCCTGTCCGTACAAATACTTCAATTTTCTGATTGCAGGACTACGTCATACAGGATGCTTTAGATGAACATGACCACAACAAAGACGGGTTTGTGAGCTTAGAGGAATTCCTTGGTGACTATAGGAAAGACCCAGGTTATTTGATTAACTAATATTTATAACTTCAGAATATCCAGCAAAATATGCAATATCTTCTCAGTGATATAGCATAAACTATAGAAGTGATTTTGTTTTGCCTATCTTATCTATTTTATCGATATTACCACAATCATTATGTTTTTGAAGttatcttttctttcctttttttcttttccctgtaGAGATCTATAGGTGTTCAAGCTAGATTTGCCTGAGTACTATGTACTAGTCTATTGTTTTTCAAATTAACAAAAAAGTTATACACTCTGGGTCTTTTTATCTTTATTGGAAACTAGCATACCCCGTTTTGCCTCAGTTCTTGGAAATGGTGTTATGAAAAGCACAGAGTAATATTTAGCCATTTATAGAGCCATAGAGTtatgcagcatggaaacaagctcaTCACCACAACTCCTTCATGCTGGCCAAAGAGCCTTCCTGAGATAGTTCCATttggattatgagaacactcagtcctcttttaatgtcatttagaaatgcatacatgcattaagaaatgatacaatgtttctccagagtgatatcacagaagacaagacagaacaaagactaacactgacagaaccacataattataacatatagttacagcagtgcaaagcaataccataatttgataaagaacagaccataggcacagtaaaaaaaaagtctcaaagtcccgagtcgatcgactcccgagtccctgatagcaggcggcaaaagggagaaactccctgccataaacctccaggcacagtcaacttgccgataccttggaagcagccgaccacaaccgaccctgagtccatccatctgaaaacgctgagcttccaaccagcctctccgatacagcctcccgagtgcctcTGACCTcttcccggccgctgaaacacgcaaagccaaggatttcggggccttcagctccggagattccagttaccacacagtagcagcggcagcaaagcaggcatttcaaaagttttccagatgttctgctgtgTGCTCAcgtctgtccccatcaaatcaggattgtgcacagtcccctacttgacagataacagatattcatcaccgaaatGGCCACGCACACTGTCGTCGCGctaccatcttctcccccctcctgggAGGATAAATTTGCCTACATTTGGATCatatccctttaaatctttcctgtccttgtatctgtccaaatgtattttaaatcttgtaattgtacccacctctaccatCTCCTCCAGTAACTCGTTTCATATATTCATCATTGTATAGAAAAACCTGTCTGTCTGATCCCCTTCAAATCTTTCCCTTttcatcttaaatctatgccctctagcttTAGACTCACCTACcctgtcatccattttatctatgTTTATCATGATTATATAGACTTTGTATTGCCATTCCTTAAATCTCTTTGTTCAGGGAGAAATGCCTCTGTCTATCCAGATTCTCCTTGTAATCTAACCCCTTTAAGGCATGGCAAATCCTCCTGAATCTTTTTTGTACCCTCTCTGGCATATTCTATTTATAATacggtaaccagaactgtacacaattgtacaggtgcagtctcaccaatgttGTTTCTTGAGAAATTTCTGAGGGAGGAAGATGGGAAAATTATATTAAGTTTCTATACAGCTGTTGCTTGTCACACATTTATATTGAGATGTTAAAAACTAAAATGAAACAGGTGTTAATCAATTACTATTGTAAGCCTTTAATCTACTCAGATGTCTTAACATAATCTGATTTAATTGCAAGTCATTTATTTTGGTGACATTGAATATGAAATTAGCTTCCTTATGCTCCTTTCTCCAAAAGACTCAACATTTTCCAAAGATCAATTTTTCTACAAAAGATAGGATTATGGTTTATTAGGATTGATCTATGTGAGCATCTTGTCATTAATCTTATTTCTGCCTCTTGAATATAAGATTCGGATGGTGATCCAGAATGggtcactgtggaaaaggatcgaTTTGAAAATGATTACGATATTGACAAGGATGGCAAGCTTAATAAAGAGGAACTTTTGTTGTGGATTGTTCCCAACAACCAGGACATTGCACAAGATGAGGTAAAACTGCATTATAAAATATTAAGTCTGAATGATACAATTTTTGACCTTTGAGAAGTTGTTTGATTATTACACGTAGAAAGGGTATTAAATTTAGTCAGTTTCATGCAGTATCTTATGGGTTTGCTCCAGATATGAAAATTGATGTAAGCCATCTCTGCACGGAGGCCAGCAGATGAAACAACAGGTATATGAAAAACAACAGGGTAGTTGTATTGGTGACtcatttccccaatattgactgaGACTTCCTTAGTGCCAAAGGCTTAAAGGGCaggatttgttaagtgtgtccaagaAGGTTGCTTGACATAGTATGCAGCTAATTCAACCAGGGAAGGGGCTATACCAGATTCGTAATGGGAAATAAGTGTGGCCGGGTGactggagagcattttggaaacagtgatcataacttaataagtttgcagataattatggatataagacaataagacataggagcagaattaagccatttggcccatcgagtctgctccaccattcaatcatggctgatccttttttcccttcctcagccccactccctggccttctccatgtaacctttgatgccttgtgacttatcaatctctgccttaaatacacacaataacttggcctccatagctgcctgtggtaataaattctacaaaatcaccaccctctagctaaagaaatttctctgcacctctgttttaaatggacgcccctccatcctgaggctgtgcactcttgtccaaaactctcccaccatgggaaacatcctttccacatctactgtctcTAGGGTTTTCAAAattggaaaggtttcaatgagattcccctttcatgtttctaaattccagtgagtccagCCCCAGTGCCATCAaaagttccttgtatgataaccctttcgttcctggaaacatctttgtaaacctcctctgaatcctctccaatgcacaccttttcttagatgaggagcccaaaattgttgacagtagtgaaggtgaggcctcactagtgcctagtaaagcctcagcatcacatccctgctcttgtattctggatcttttgaaatgaatgctaacattgcatttgccttcctcatcactgactcaacctgcaagttaacctttagcgtgttctgcacaaggacttccaagttcctttgcatcccagatttttgtattttctccccgtttagaaaatagtatgcacatttatttctaccaccaagtacaggaccatgcattttcctacattgcatttcatttgccacttctttgcccattctcctaatctgtctaagtccttctgcagcctacctgtttcctcaacactacctgtccctccaccagtctttgtgttatctgcaaacttggcaacaaagccatctattccatcatctaaatcattgatatacagcataaaaagaagcggtcccagcatcgacccctgcaaaacaccactaatcactagcagccaaccagaaaaggatccttttattcccactcaccacctcctactaatcagccaatgctctaaccatgccagtaacttacctgtaataccatgggctcttaacttggtaagcggcctcatatgtggcatcttgtcgaaggtcttctgaaagtctaagtatacaacatccactgcatcatcTTTATCTATCCGTctagtaatctcctcaaagaattccaacaagttcattaggcaagattttcccttaaggaaaccatgctgactttgttctatcttgtcctgtgtcagcaggtactccataatctcatccttaacaattgactccaacatcttcccaaccactgaggtcaggctaactagtctataatttcctttctgctgccttcctcctatggagtggcatttgcaattttccagacctctggcaccatgccaagtccaatgatttttgaaaaatcattactaatgctaccccagtctctaccgctacctctttcagaaccctaggttacagttcatctggtccaggtaacttaagtaccctcaggtctttcagctttttgagtaccttctccttagtaactgcactctcttctcttccctcacacccttcaaaatctggcacattgctagtgtcttccacagtgaagactgatgcaaaataactcatttagttcatctgccatctcattgtcccccattattatttctccagcctcattttctggtGGTCCTATATCCCCACTCTCTTCTTTTTTTATAGTTTACatgtaaaagcttttactatccactatTCATCTTGTCCCTctgaatgattcttttagttgctctctgtaggttttttaaagtttcctaatcctctatctttctattaatttttgctttgttgtacacactctctttgcttttacattagctttgacctcccttgtcagcctcAGTTGATTATTTTCCATTTGAGTATTCTTCGTTTTTGGATATGGATATGACTGCACCTCAAGGAAAAATGCTAAATTGGGGAAAGGGTAAAAACAACAGCATTAGGCAGAACCTGTGGAGAGTAGATTGGGAGCAGTTGTTATTGGGCAAGTCATATCTGACATGCAAGTCATTTAAAGGCCAACTGGTCAGAATTCAGGACTAGCATGTTCCTTTGAGGAAGGAAGATAGGAATGGCAAGATTCGGGAAACTTAGATGATCAGATCAAATGAACCTtagatgatttgttttttttaacaaatTGTTTGTTAAAAAAAGAAGCATGGGTAAGGATTAGGAAGCTGGAAACAGACAGGACGTTTGAGGAATATACAGGAGGTAGGAGAGAACTTTAagcaggaaatcaggagggctaaaaatggggtcatgaaatgtcttttgtgagtgggattaaagagaatcccaaggcatttttaCATTAAAAGCAAGAGGGTacctagggagagggtaggaccactcaaggacaaaGGAGGGAACTTTAGGACTGAGCAGGTTTTCAATCTGAAACATCAGCAATTCCAGTCTGCACACAGTTGGTGCTCAACCTGTAGTTTATTTGTTGCAGGAAATTGAGAGATATTGATCACTTGCAGGCTAATGTGTAATATAAATTGGTATTATGATCTTTGCAGACATCGTGGAccaaatggcctttttctgtgctgtactgttctgtaatcCAAGGAATATGCGGAACTGAAGCTAGAAATAGACTGCCTATTTCATGATGTAAAGGGGGGTATGTTGATTATTAAAGGTGTCGAAGGTTActaagagaaggcagaagaataggattgaaagggataataaatcagtcaggatggaatggtggagcagactccatgggccagatgcctcattctgctcctatgttttatggtcttattggaTTCATGTGTGTTCTCAGAGAATTCCCATCGGTTCCCATTTTTCTGCTCATTTCTCTGGAACCTATTTTCTCTCATGTGCTCATCAGCTCCTACTTAACATGTATACTAGTGGAAAATTACAACACTCATTTAGCCTGCAGCTAACATGTCTTGTGATGCAGGGGGAAACTAGAGCATCTGGGGAATTGTGCACAttgggagagcatgcaaactccacatagacagtacTGAAGATCACAACTgaatccaggtcactggagctgcatCAGAGTGCTTGTATACAGagcaacataaaatgctggaggaactcagcagatcagcagcACCTGTGCAGAGGTATAAACCCTGTGAGTGCTTGTCCACAGTTGGACTGAAGCACAGTGTTGTAGGGAAACCTGAGGAAGCCTGATTCTGCCTTTTGCTGCATTTCTTTATGCGGAGGTACCAGATTGGATGTTGAATGTTGAGACTAAAGTTTCCATTTTGCTGATATCTTTCACGTTGAGGATAAAAATAGTGGTCAAAGATTTTCATATGGTAAGTTTAATATAGGAAACTATATCAAGAAAAAATCTTGTCTGCAGTTGGTGTTCACAATTGAGAACCTTATAAGGCAGTGATAAGAATAGAGAAGTAAAGCAATACTTTGGAACATTGTTCATATATTTTGGGAATTCTTGCCAAAAACATTTTATCAGAACATGTCTGATATAATATTAGGCAAAAAATTCACTTTGAATGTAGAGCAAAATGAGAGTCTAAATAGCAAATTTTAATTTCTGTGTGCAACAGTAGGTGTATATAGGTAGGTGAGCAAATAATCTGTCATTTTATTCTGACAGTACTCAAATCTGTAGCatgaatttttatatatatatatatatatatatataaataaagtaGTATGGCAAATGACAGGGTGTATGCAAGAGCTGGAAATTATGATTGTAGTAATTTTCTGTGTCAGCCAGAATTCTAGCAACGAAGCCACAATGCTCTAGAGTAGAGTTTTGAACTAATCACTAGGTGGTGTGCAAGAGCCAGGGAAGAATATCACTTTTGTCATACATTCAGGTATCATGGTAAACCAATTTCTGTTTACCAGGGTTTTTTTTGTCAGATTAACATTGCGAGTTTTTGCTCTTTAACAGGCTGAACATCTCATTAAAGAAATGGATACAAATGGAGATAAGAAACTCACAGAAGGAGAAATACTTGCAAATCAAGAGCTCTTCCTTAACAGTGAAGCAACTGACTATGGTAGCCAGCTACATGACAAGAAATTCTATCACGATGAACTTTAGTGCTAATAATCCTCCAATGCTAAGTTTTTTTCTGTAAATAACTAAAAAGACCACTTTCAAAGAAACTCACTGCTTGGATAAGTACTGACCAACCACGGGTATTCATAGAATAAAATACATTGTCAAATAGATTTTAACCCCATTATTCCTGTTATGTTAATATTCTTCTTTCTTGTTTCTCTTGTGTTGTCATAAAGAGATTGAGAATTCCCTAAATTATTGCAGACCCTATTGCCATGGTGAATATGTGTAGCCAATACTAAAATTGTACAGATTATAAATAATAACTGTACCTCTTTTTCAAACTGATGTTTACATTTTTATAAAAACTGGATCATTAACTTTCACCACCATAAGGCAGTACAGTAAATTTTAGCCTTTTCTGAATGAAGTACCTTCCCTTTTCTGATCAGTTTTAAGTTTTAAAATGTAGTACATGCAGAGGAAaagttctttaaaaaaaactacttAGGGAAATGAGGAATGATTTCTTGTTCCCATTACCTTTGTTCTTAAATGCGGTTTAGTATGTGAATTTAGGATTTTACCACAAAAATTGAGGTATTCTCTGATAGGAAATCTCTAATAACTGGTATAGATTCTTTCAAACATTCATACTTAGCACTTAATCTGTTATTTCACTCAG
This window encodes:
- the rcn2 gene encoding reticulocalbin-2, producing the protein MQLQVFVGYGLVVMCFAHVHHKHGSVNDEDHYVDDEHNPDFDRDILLGRENEVDEFAKLTPEEQQSRLQSLIKKMDTDSDGFVTKDELSAWIQQSFRHYATEESKEQFPQHDLDGNGMVTWEEYNLHSYDRMLNFDESTPVEDEEEESLKQIFLKDKKRFDKADIDGVPGLSLAEFVAFEHPEETDYMTDYVIQDALDEHDHNKDGFVSLEEFLGDYRKDPDSDGDPEWVTVEKDRFENDYDIDKDGKLNKEELLLWIVPNNQDIAQDEAEHLIKEMDTNGDKKLTEGEILANQELFLNSEATDYGSQLHDKKFYHDEL